Genomic segment of Porites lutea chromosome 13, jaPorLute2.1, whole genome shotgun sequence:
AGAGGTAATCTTAATTTGTAAGAATGCTTCCTTTGCATATTATACTTTTCAATAATCAAGAAGCGTCCATAGCTCGATGGTTGCACGTTTCACATTTTCATtccttaattttccttttcttcatgACATTTTTTCCATCCAGTCGAACAACGCCGGGAAATAACTGCTTCCTTTCAAACAAAGAGAGCATACACATTAACACATACTGTTCCTCCATTGTCTTCTTCGCTAAAATTCACCAAGTCCTCACCGTACCACAAGAGTAATTCCTGCTCTGAAGATATCCAGTTGGGAGTCGACAGAACTGACAAGATCAGCTCTGGCGAGACAGAGTTATATCCGGGAATCTTGTACCACTCTAAGGAAGGAATCGTGAGGAATTGTTTCGGTGGCAGAAGAATCCGATTGGCAGTGGTTGTTATGGTAACGCTGACTTGAGCCTGCATCTTGTCACCGCAGCCCCAGTAAGACCAATTAGAGGTGTGACGTGTATCACAGGACACGTATCCATACAGATGAACGAGCTTAATGGCAGCCAATCTACTCATTGGAACGTAGAATCTTCCGAAGTGGTTGTTTTTGGCCCCAAAACAAACTGGTGACGAATTCAGCTTGCGCCAGCGCACTGAAAGAAAATAGAGAAAAGAAATATTCACCGCTTATGCAAACAGGAAATTATGTTCCTTAAACCATTCAGTACactgaattgacaataataAACAATAGGAGTCCAAAGATGGAACCCTGAGGCATTTTAGAAGTAATGGCAAGCTCTTCAAAGGACTGAGAATTGATGCAGATCAGCTGTTTTCTTTCCGAGAAATAGTCCTTAAGCTTTGGAAGGCTTTCATGGCATAcgtaataataatttaatttattactaATATAAATGTCGTGGTTAACTGTGTCAAAAGCCTTATTCAGGTCGATGAACATGGAACCCACGACTGGGCCCTTTTCGCATTCATGAGACTCTCATCAGCGAGAAGTGCGACAGCTGTCTCAGTTGAGAGCATTCTTCCAAACCCAAGTTGCATTTCGCGAGAGGGTGAAGGTAATTTTCGGAGGCTACTCCCCCAGGGAACTACTTAGTAAAGTTTTACCAAAGAGGAGCTGTCTAAGGATCCAactccttacccttttatataccattttaaAAAGATATACCTCCCTTTAAGAAGTGGTACCACTCATAAACCCACTAACCAGACGTCTCCTTATGAGTTTTATTTAGCGTTGGAATTAAATTCTACAGCCATAAGGTGCGTCTGTTCAAAAAAATTTAAGCAAAGGCCCtttaaatacagtggaacctcaattcCCTTGGGACCGACGCAAGTGACCCTTGAACAAAAATTTGTTGGAATAATTCTCATTCATCCATACAGTGTTGCCTGTTTACCGCAAAAAGCTACGACACTTATATTTACATAACCTAAGATGCACAAAATGTTATGAGAACATTACTTAGCTTAatggaagaaaatgaaatggaatATACGGAGGCTGTCGAAGCTGCCGTCAGTAAGCGAAAATAACTTTTGAACAGTCTGTTTGACCTGAAAGATATTCCCAAAGACACATCGACTGAAGACGACAACTTAACATATGAGGCACCAAAGAGAAAGTTTTGCGTAAGTTTGAACACTTGATCAGTtgaaacatttttaaataagATCTGCAATGACTGACTTCATATGTTACTAAACGTCAGGAGCCAATTTCCATACTCAGTTGTAATATTGCGCTTAATAAAGTTGGGAAATTTCAGGTTGAGAAATGATGATCAATTACTTTGAACAGAAATTTGTTGGAATAATTCTTTCTCATCTGTTCAATGGTGAGGGCAATTTTGGGCAACCAATGTGCAACATTGCTGTGAGTCAATAGAGCTTTCCGGGCGAGACATCGACCAATTAACTGGTTAATTATACTCAGAGCcagagtagtttgctagccccTTTGCAGCTAACGCAGAGCAACTCTGAGTTATTAAAGAGTAGCTCCCAGCAACATTGAGTAAACAGAGAGTACTTTTGAGTTCTGTGAGTAGATCATGATCAGTCAATTGTATTTCGTTGAGTGCGCAGTGAATGTCGGGTGTGGGTGTGGTTTTTGTAGACTCTGAGGTTGATGTGACGATTGCTTATCTCTCAAATGCAGGTGAAGGTTGACAATACATGCTCAACCTCACACGCTGGCGGCTTTGTAAGAAAACGTCTTTGGTACGTGTTTTGACGTTAAAATGCACATACTTACTATCCGATGTTACTACTACAGGTTAGCCTCTTCGTACAAACACGTTTTGGGTACGTCTTTTTTTGACAAGATGTTTCAATGTGTATGAGGGGACATAAAATTCACTTCCACATAAATACGACTTGGGTTTCTTTTGTTAATAAAATGCTGGTAAATATCTTTCCACCAAAGTTCGCATGCGTACTTAAGTAAATATTCGCATAAGTTAACAGAAATTCTAGTCCCACATATGTGATGACAAGTGTTTAACGTCCTGTTGTAATGTGCATGCGTGCTCTCGTGAGGGTCCGTATGAGGGGACAGAAATTCTACTCCCACATGTGGGCGATTTGACAAGAGTTGActaaaataagatcaaaagaacTACATAATGAGTAACGGCCTACTAATCATCCTATGCTAATTAATGATACATGAGTCAGTCAACCACTTTTATAGTCATAGCAACTTTGTCCCGACCATTTCAGACCCTTTCCGAAGAGGTCCAGCCTTTTCCGAAGAAATTCCCACCCCTTCCACGCAACCAAGCGCGATTCCCACGCCACCTGATCACGTGACTCCACCTCCAAGAGCGATCTCACGCAACTCCACGCAACCAAACCGCTGACTGCAGGCTCATAAAAAACGCTGACCGCTGACCATTGTGTAACGCGGGCTTAAAACAAGAGAAAGCAGTTTGCGTTTAAGGGTAGCTTTACGATGATAGGTAATTAGCAGAGAATACCACTTCATGATACACATTACCATTAATTAACCCGTAGAATCAAACTCTATTCTGCGTAAATCAATCTGTCTATTCATTAcccaacaaaataaataattattcgGGAAATTGACGGATTACTTAGGCTATTCTTTTAACCTATTTTTATTTATGACATCACCGAAACGGTAGATCCACAAGATCTACCCTGATCCACCAGGCTCAGAACCTCGCTTTTAAAGACTACTCCTCCCGCCCCGTGTTTTGCTCACTCTTCTTTTACGGCTGGAATCAATCAAAGAAATGCTTGAAGTAGACTAAGCCGAGCAAAAAGAGTAAAAGAGTTTCTTCACGCACGGTCGATAGacttttgtgatcattttactATCTGACTATCGTAAGACACTGAAGAATCCAAGAATTGACAGTAACACAATTCAACCAACCTGAGCCGGCTTCTCTCTTCACGCTGTTTTGCGAACCAAAACGGCAGCAATTTATCTTGGCTTTATCATTCTTCATTGCAGATCCTTCTTCAACGCTGTCTTCTACCTGTTGAGGGATTTTCTCGCCCAAAAGTGTGAAAACGCCAAAAGAAAGGTCAAACAGGAAGACTAAAGCCAACTTCATCGCTATATTGAAGATGCGAATCGTGTACGATCGAATAGCAACTGGTAGATCGGAATTCATAGACGCCTGTGACAGCTCTTTTTGATGCGGACGTCAACAAGTTTGCAATATGTCCAGAATTGCAGGTAGCACTGAGGAAGTGGCGAAAATGGTAAATTTAGCGACATTTTATCAAGAGTTTTCTAGATACTGTGAGTATTATCTTGACAAGAGGGACCGAATATGCAAGGGGGTGATGTACGGCGAAATTTGCAGAAGGCGGTTAGCTTCAATTACGCCAATCCTATGGTGACATTCAAAGAAGTAGGTACTAATCGGGTCAATGGTTCGTCAACAACGTCAAGCGCACCCTAAAATGCACCAAACTGATTGTGCCCATTGCTTCTTAACTGCCCTTATTTTTAGTGGTCAATTTAACTGTTGTAACACCCGAATACCTTTCCAATTAGACCTGTATGTCCGCTTGTAAGAAGGTTGTTATCGGACAAGTTAAACAGCCAATACAAATTAATAAACAAGTAAAACTAACGATACAATGCCTCGACTTTTCGGTCACCACATAAACGCCattattatacacttaatgtcagatcccaagggaaacagttagttttgttttcccgagagggaaaacaaaactaactggtttcccgagggacctgacattaagtgttttgttatatttctagactttcacctcaacagcaacaaaagaataaccagAGCGAACCAAAATAGTCGACTCGGTagttataacaacacaaatttaattctcaaaaccactgaatgaatgatttacaaactaaagtcctttccttatattatctgcatctttttcctctaCTActagctgttgtttttcttctgggaacttctgggataactttaaaaatcattgcttttttaGCTTTGGGCTTCGTgattgtgttgttgtgttcattcacgataAAGGAAAGTGGCAGGacctggcagtgtttttcccgccttctgtcacgccactttccaccatgctttgatcacgtgctgcaatgtatcacgatcgagatacatttgattttagtcaaggccacgtgaccaagaatcaaccaatggcagtccctgtttagttgagtgaaagtctaggaatataagaACAAAGAATGAGTAATTCCCCAATTCAATGGCGCATAGATTTAACTGTCGGAGATCCTTTGGGTGGACAAGCGGTAGTCGTGATTGGTCGATGCTATTCAAGGCAACCTTCAAAGAGCCACAAGTGGAGCTTGTTCAaccaaacgatcccagaaatcgttgcgcCGAAAGCTAGTACCCACTCCACCTATATTTTCTGGAATGGGGATAATGGCTGTGCTTCGAGAAGGGAACCCTGGAGTTAAATTGCCTTTAATAGGAACTTTCTGtcattgaaataaataaaaagaaatcttatgtttattattttgtttcataGTTTATGGGTTATGGGgtggttttctttgttttaatgaaaattttaaaggagTTCGAGTCATGTAAATTTACACAAGTTAATTTACGgtgttgaaaaatattcttTCATTCCCCTACAATTTTCAGTTTCATGGTAAAGGTAGCTAAATTGCATCTCTTGAGGTCTCTTTTTACACAAAGAGAGGGTAGATATCAGCGCCTACTGTGCCTCCATTGTCTataggctttgatagattgtgctagcataactTTTGGGCAAAATGTTTTGGGGGCATTTAAATTTTCACTTATTTTCCGAAAAAACATCATtgctagcataatttgtacTTTTGACGAGTTTTGCAGTACGAAATTGCCATTTATTTATCAGAGTCTGACTGGGCCAACATGGTCAACACGCCCTCTAGAGAAAAAGCGAAAACGAACGCCAGAGTCAGCTTCATCGCTGCGTAAGCGACGTGAATCGTGCCACCAATCTAGGACCGTTGGGAAGAAAATTCAAAGAGGCTTCTCAGGGATAGTTCCAGGGGGTCCAAACTGTCAACTTGCCTTTCGCATGTTTTCTATCAAACTTCTGTAGCAAGCAAATACTTATGAATATGCATGCGACTAAGTATTATTTAATGGATTTTTGAGGTCAGGATTTTCAGGTTTCAGTTATGAACTATCAAATCAGATCATTGTATGACTACTGCAGGAGTAGCTCATGAAGTcagtagagcgcttgactgcagagcgagATCGGACGGTCGCGGGCTTGATTTCCAGGGCGTATCAATACCCAGGGTcttaaaaaaactgagaaatgaTGGTAGTTCAATTGCTGTGCAAACGGCAAGGCCTTTGCGTAGTGGCTCGGATGTACAAGTAAAATAGCCTAAGATGTGTCCTTATTTAGTCCAggattagtactttcgtgctaaatacattagCCCTCAAATTAAGTGCTTCTGTATGTACCGGTATGCAATCATTCAGTGGTAGCgaaaataagtataaaaataaaaataaaacagcaaacaGACACAAAATCAGCAAAAATTTGAAAGTCACCATAAAAAGCTTTCTTGAAAACGAGCCTTTTTCAAGAGTTTTACCAGTGACTATCGACTTTTCTTGTCATGATCCGATAGCCTGAGAGAGAGTGACAGCTTAGAAAAACTctcctttttctcttcttcgaCTCAAAGCCCCAGAGAGCCTAGTCGCAGGCTGAAGATCAGGTAGAGAGTTCCAAAGCATGCGGGGGAGAGAGGGGGGAAAGGAAGTAACATAACGTAGTAACGTAGGCCGCTACGATCGAGCGTCGTCAACAGCTCTCCAATTCATATTGTAGAATAACCAACAGGTTCCTTGAGGCCCATCGCGAATTCTTCACTGGGTCGTGAGCCTGGAGGAGGTCTAGTTAAGCCATGTGCTGCCTTATAAGAAAGCAGTAAAATCATAAAATTCAGATGCTTTTTATCTTAACAGGCAACCAATGCAAATTAATTGAAACCGATGTAATGTGAGCATATTTCATTGTCATACAAATACGTCTCACGGGCCACATGACGCTTTGGTGAACCAAGCTTACGATTTGTTAATGAACCAAGCTTACGATTTGTTAAAAAGAGACAGTTAAAGCACAGTAACTGTATGTGTAAAATGTCGTTATCCACAGTATCAAAATCTTGAGTTTTAAGATCTAGGAAATCAGCTCGATATTTTGTGAAGTTCAACAAAACAAACGCAAATTAAACCAAACTGGTGATCAGTTGAAAGTATTGAATTCATTTATTGCCAGCATAGACTATTTTCTTGAATGTTGTAGATCACAGATACTCCTTATATATAAATCGGTCGTAGTTCCATGTTCCTGCGCAGGCAGGAGCCTGTTGTACATTTAGCTACTATCTTTCATACACCAGAAAATCACTGGGGCGACTTATCTAAACGGTTTTGCAAAAATAAATCTATTCCAATGGATTTGAAATACTTTGGATGAGAACAAGGCTGATACGCTTTTAGGATTTGAACGATCTGACCTTtggattgttgttgttgtttgtcttTCGAAAGTCGAAGATGGCTATAACGTCAGACTTTAGACTAGGGTGGAGGGTCCAAAGATGGCCAATAGCAATAGCAATATGAGCCAGGACGGCTCGGCCACACTGCATTAGACTTGAGTGTGTGGGTGCCGCAGTGGAGGTGGTCATTGCTCTAGCTTTGCGCAAGGCGAGTTTCTTCTGCGTCGCTCGGTTTTTTGCCTGCACGGGCCCCTTTGGTGACTTTGCTATGCCAAGTTGGACGGTCCTGGGCAAGTGACTCCCAAGTACTGAGGTCGAACGTCCAGATCAAGGCAGTTTTGGAAACTTTTTATCTGCCCTCTAACCAAGCACTTGCCCTGGAAACGCTCTCTATACAGAAGCTGCTTTAGTAGTCAAGTCGGCTGCAAGGCATGCTGGTGACATGGCCTATCCATTTAACCTGGGCTTTTTGTAGGAGGATGTGAACGCTGGGGATTGCGGCCCTTTCTAAGACCTCCGTGTCAGGACTTCTGTCCTTCCAACTTATGTGGAGAAGTTTGCGGAGGCAGCTAATGGTCTCGCAGGCGCTTAGGAGAGTGTTCAGTACTACTATACGGTAGACTCTTCAGCTTAATTGGGAGGCTGATGCCTTTCTGCTCCCAGACATTCTAAAGGAGTCTTCCGAAGGTTACGGGATGTTTGTCGTTTTCTGGGATACCGGGTCCCATTTCTTCCAATCGGACCCGAATAAGAACTAGGACTCGACTGCTTTTATTCGGACACGAACTTTAATCGGATCCTTATTGCATTCGGCCAGGTGCAGTCTGATACATGACTTCAGTTTTGGTGCTGTTGGTAAGGCTGATGTTGTCAAAGCCTTGAGTTAAGCAGTCCATTTCATGTAGTCAGCAGCAAACAAAAAGTCTCTGATGACGGTCTCTTTCACCTTTATGACATCCATCAGGCGTCTGAGGTTGAACAGCCCGCCTTCAGTCCAGTATCTGACCGGTATTCCGTTCTGGCGGTCACGGAAGGAATCAATCTGTGTGACCGAGAATATACATTGTAAAGAGTGCCGGAGCCAGAAAGCAGCCTTGTTTCGCGCCTTTCGTAATTAGAAAGGCCTCTGACTCGTCtctgtcatccagaaatttaaCTATCATGCAATCGTGAAACTGTTGGACGATCGTTATGGACTTGCTGAGACAGCCAGAATTCTCCATTATTTTCCACAAGCCGTCTCTTCTCACCGTATCGAAGGCTTTGGTCAGATCAACGAAGGTCACAAAATGGTGGCTATTCTGCCTTTGGCATTTTTCCTGGAACTGGCGTGCAGCGAATATCATGTCGGCAGTTCCACATTCTGAGCGGAAACCACACTGGTTTTCTGGGAGGAGTCCCTGCTCAAAATGTTGAATGAAGCGGTTCAGCAGAACGAGGGCCAAGATTTTGCCAGCAAAAGACTGGCAGTTGCCTTTTTCAGTTGTAGATACGGGCAATGCTGGTATCTTTGAGCTGTTGTGGAACCTTTCCTTCATTCCACATAGATTGGAATACCTCTATCACTTTCTGCATCATGGTTGCGACACCTGCTTTGTACACTTTAGCGGGGATTGCGTCTGGTCCTGGCACTTTGCCAGGTGAGAGTTGTTTGATGGCCTTTTGGACTTCTCAAGGTGGGCAGCTTATCAAGGTGCTGATTGAACTCCACTTGAGGTAGGCGGGCAATGGTATCATCACTGATTTGAGCAGGGCGGTTAAGGACCTGATCAATATTTCAACCCGTTTCTCCAAGATCTTCTTCTTCTCAGTCAGCAGTTGAGTCCCATCTGTACCGAGGAGGGCGGGAGGAGGCAGTTGCTGTGGTCTTTACTAAACAGTCTTCAAGGCATCATGAAGCGCTTGCCGTAATGGATGTCTGCGTAGCTCTAGATTTTATTGGCCTTCTTGCCGTACCACGCGTCCTGCATCAAGCGGAGTTTCTTCTGCACTTTTTGTTTAGAGTTTGCAAAGGAACTTTCCTTGCTTTTGACGTGGAGTCATTCTGAAGTGCTCGGAACAGTTAATGTTTTTCGGACAGAGTACCTTTGTTACTCTCATGGAACCAGTCCTGATTTCTGCCAATTACTAGCCCGAGGTGTCAAGTGCTGTAAAATAGACTGCATTTCTGAAGGCTGCCCACCGCTCTTTAGATAAACACACAGTAGCTCAAAATAATGGCAGCCTGGATTGTTTTAGCAAAAGTCGGGCAAATTTTGGTAAAATATTCGTTCACATGCATTGGTCATTGGTTTGCAATATGGTCTGGGGATACAAGTGTTTCGTTAGAATATAATTTGACTGAGAGTGTCAGTCGAGCATCAAGCTGTTGATTGTTAACTCATGTGATCACCCGAGAATAATGatgtgaaaaattttaaaactttgaagtgaaaaactaaactttcCTTCCGCTCGTGGTTTGACGAGCGTTGGGACTCAggccacttaaggcatgactacACCTAATTAAATAATCATATTTTGTAAATTGCTTATTTGACCTGTTTGCTTCCATTAGTGATCCTGAAAAGTGAACTGCAAATGTAgctcaatgaaaaaaaaaacgaaaaacgtgatttcaaataacacgtAACATTGCTTCGtcattgacgtcacaaaacacgtTCTCCGAAACGGGGAATTGTTGCAAACCTTAATCTTAGGAATTTTCACCACCAAAATGTCACATCCACCAGTGTAAATCGTTAATTCGCCTGGTACGATTGGAAATGTGACCCTTTTTCCGTTATTCACCTATTCCTATATGACGTAAACACTCATACAAGGCGAATTTTTCAGAAACTTTTTAACCCTtggacgtacacgcaaagtcATACCCCACAGTGGTACAAGGGGGGAATGAATGGAAACCCCCCTGGGTTTTTGACTGTTGCAATATTTTTAAACGATTTTGGCTTCaatggaaagcctttgatctacTCTACAAGACGAGCTATATTTTATGAATAGTGGCGTTGCTGCaggtctgtgacgtcaccaaacatgGTCGCCATCTCGGATTTTGTACActagttttactttttttggtataagaagttgaaaaaacatgcacTTTTActcaaaatggcttgaccacctgctacttatgacgtcatttctcgtaaccatagtaactttCCATCACAAAACTTACACGaaggataaacgaacagctaaagtaaactttttgtgCTGATGATTTATCGTCCAggaaaaaagcagaaaaacctTAGGGAGGGTCGcaaccaaccccccccccccccccccgctgtGCATCCGAGGGTTAATAGCCTCTAAAAAAATACCTAACAGAACTAGTTGCTCGTCCCGCTTTCATTATCATTTCCCCATTTTATAATAAATACTTTGACCGTTAATTTGCAATTATAAATCAcgtgacaaaaatttgagcttcTAAAATGTATCATACTGCTTAAGCCCTTAAGTTTCGTTAGTAGTCCAATTTTCATGATCAATGATAGAAGCAAACCGTTCAAAAtagcattttatcaaaatatgcatatttactAGATAGTCATGCCATAAGTGGCGTGAGGAGCATTTGACCTAGATCTATTCTGTGAACTACAAGTAGAGAGATGGAATAAATTGTTTTCCACTATTCAACAGACAGACCATGAGAGATAAAAAGAAGAGGGTAAATGATGTACGCACGGAGATCTTTTGTAGGAACAGCTTCATGAAGAATGTTTTCCAGACATTTTTCATTGCATGAAGTTTTCTAGGTGGAAATATCAGAACCTCCCTGGCTGATTCTGCGACGTGAAATTTAAGGAATGCTAAAATATTCTTTTATTCGGCCATTAGTCATGTCAAGTCCTCAGGAAAGAGACAACAATTGCATCTCTTCAGTCACACAAAAAGAGCATAGACATCAGCGCACACTGTTCCTCCGTTGTCTTCTTCGCTTGAATTCATCAAGTCTTCACCGTACCACACGCGTAATTCGTGGTTGTCCGCTATCCAGTAAGGAGTCGACATAACTGACAGAACAAGCTCCGGCGAGAGGGAGTTAAATCCCGGGATCTTGTGCCACTTTAATTTCTTCAATACTTTTTTATCACCGAGGAACTCGCTTGGCGGTAGTATATCCTGATTGGCTGAGGTTGTTATGACAACGTTAACTTGATTTTTTAACCCGCTCCGTGGATTCTCCCCACAACCCCAGTAGGACCACCATCGATTACCTGGAGTGTAACAGGACACGTAACCGTATAGATGAACCAATTTTATAGCGGCTAGCCTTCCAGGTGGAACGTGAAACCTGCCGAATTGATTATCTTTGGCTCCAAAACACACTGGCGCAACATTAACCTTTTGCCATGTAGCTGAAAGAGagttaaacaaagaaata
This window contains:
- the LOC140923756 gene encoding uncharacterized protein: MNYFLAFVFVFSLGLLIVWAENIPQKEDRVGKGSASKPDNDHDHSLNYRFHSVENTKRETGAATWQKVNVAPVCFGAKDNQFGRFHVPPGRLAAIKLVHLYGYVSCYTPGNRWWSYWGCGENPRSGLKNQVNVVITTSANQDILPPSEFLGDKKVLKKLKWHKIPGFNSLSPELVLSVMSTPYWIADNHELRVWYGEDLMNSSEEDNGGTVCADVYALFV
- the LOC140923759 gene encoding uncharacterized protein yields the protein MKLALVFLFDLSFGVFTLLGEKIPQQVEDSVEEGSAMKNDKAKINCCRFGSQNSVKREAGSVRWRKLNSSPVCFGAKNNHFGRFYVPMSRLAAIKLVHLYGYVSCDTRHTSNWSYWGCGDKMQAQVSVTITTTANRILLPPKQFLTIPSLEWYKIPGYNSVSPELILSVLSTPNWISSEQELLLWYGEDLVNFSEEDNGGTVCVNVYALFV